CGCTCGACACGCCTTCCGGCTCCCCAGTGAAAGACGGCTCGACCATGCAGAATGGTGGCAAGGTCCCCGTCGCGGCATTCACGAGGAACTCCGCGAACGGGCGCGAAATGCCGAGATACCGCGTGCCATAAAGCGCCGTGAACGGTACGTCGTGATAGTAGTAGTTACCATCGACATTCGCGTCGCTCAGCCTGTCCCAGATCGTCGCGAGCGACGACGTATCGGCGCGGTCATCGAGCCGGTCCGTGGCACCGCTATGCAGGTAGAGGCGGTTGGGGAACGTGCTGGTCAGGATGCCGCTGAAGTAGAAATCGCCGATCGTGTAACTGCTCGCCACGGCTTTGAAGAATGGCAGATCGCCCGACGTGTAGTAACCGATAGGCAGCAGGTCGCCCTGGTGCTGACTCGTGCCGGGGGTGAGCAGCCAGCCATTCATCGCTCCCGCGGCCAGTTGTGTGCGTGCTCCCGTGAAGCCGTGATTGGGGTCCTGATAGGCGCACGCCTGATATCCGTATGCGGGATTGCCCGACAGCGAAAACGGCGTTTGCGTCGCGCCGAACGCGTCCTTGAACTGCCGGTTCGCGGGCATGCCCTCGGCGCCCGGCACCCAGCCGAGGAAATGGTCGAACGAACGATTTTCCATCGTGACGAGCACGACAAAGTCGATGCCCGAGCTGGCCGGCGCGGGCAACGCGGGGCGCGGCAGGCTATAGCGGTCGGCGCCGTCGGGCGAGGGAATGTCGGTAATCGAGCGCGCCGGGTCGCCGCCGGTGCCGCCCGATCCGTCATCTCCTCCCGATCCACCGCCGCCGCAGCCCGGTAGCGCAACGCTGCCGGCCACTGCGGCTACGCCAGCAAGAAAGCGGCGGCGGTCGTATTTGTGATTCTGGTGAGTCTCGTCTCCCATGA
The sequence above is drawn from the Paraburkholderia sprentiae WSM5005 genome and encodes:
- a CDS encoding alkaline phosphatase family protein; translated protein: MGDETHQNHKYDRRRFLAGVAAVAGSVALPGCGGGGSGGDDGSGGTGGDPARSITDIPSPDGADRYSLPRPALPAPASSGIDFVVLVTMENRSFDHFLGWVPGAEGMPANRQFKDAFGATQTPFSLSGNPAYGYQACAYQDPNHGFTGARTQLAAGAMNGWLLTPGTSQHQGDLLPIGYYTSGDLPFFKAVASSYTIGDFYFSGILTSTFPNRLYLHSGATDRLDDRADTSSLATIWDRLSDANVDGNYYYHDVPFTALYGTRYLGISRPFAEFLVNAATGTLPPFCMVEPSFTGEPEGVSSDDHPHADVRDGEAFLGQVYEALRTSPTWSRTLMIIVYDEWGGFLEHVVPPTRPISNNELTLGNDGKLGFRVPLALLGPRVRAGSIARYPFDPSSIHALLQWRFGLQPLGVRGSDPATVNLAYALDFTGAPRTDAPAFTIAQGPFGGACLGAVAPSPSSSVSVIDQSQKPAINPTADRFADLRAKAASLGFRTGS